The following are encoded in a window of Castanea sativa cultivar Marrone di Chiusa Pesio chromosome 5, ASM4071231v1 genomic DNA:
- the LOC142635113 gene encoding uncharacterized protein LOC142635113, whose amino-acid sequence MEQIQGHHGGMIEFKRLSPLTFEGTTKPMEGERWIIEMEKVFRVLECSEGEKVTYAAYMLSGDAYYWWRLEEDNRGQETEPWTCELFKSVFYEKYFPKSIHFQKEKEFIKLTQGNMTVAQYESEFSKLAKFTPTMVVDEETKARRFEDGLRFRIKQRVVPFELTTFRAVVSKALLVEMGLNEAQTERDNKQKKRLRQGEQSSSF is encoded by the coding sequence ATGGAGCAAATTCAAGGTCATCATGGTGGGATGATTGAATTCAAAAGGTTGTCTCCTCTAACTTTTGAGGGGACTACTAAGCCTATGGAAGGAGAAAGATGGATCATTGAGATGGAGAAAGTATTCAGAGTTCTTGAATGCTCTGAGGGTGAGAAAGTGACTTATGCAGCCTATATGTTGAGTGGAGATGCTTATTACTGGTGGCGGCTAGAAGAAGACAATCGTGGCCAAGAGACTGAGCCTTGGACTTGTGAGCTATTTAAGTCTGTCTTCTATGAGAAATATTTTCCTAAGAGCAtccattttcaaaaagaaaaagagtttatCAAGCTGACACAAGGTAACATGACAGTTGCTCAGTATGAATCAGAATTTTCCAAGTTAGCCAAATTTACACCGACAATGGTGGTGGATGAAGAAACTAAGGCTCGAAGGTTTGAAGATGGATTAAGGTTCCGAATCAAGCAAAGAGTTGTGCCCTTTGAGTTGACTACCTTTAGGGCGGTGGTGAGTAAGGCTTTATTAGTGGAGATGGGGCTTAATGAGGCTCAAACAGAAAGAGATAACAAGCAGAAGAAGAGGCTTAGGCAAGGAGAGCAAAGCTCTAGCTTTTAA